In the genome of Pseudoglutamicibacter cumminsii, one region contains:
- the rsmA gene encoding 16S rRNA (adenine(1518)-N(6)/adenine(1519)-N(6))-dimethyltransferase RsmA, translating to MTHVSETPASAPLLGAAHIRALAEELDVTPTKTLGQNFVIDGNTIRRIVAAADLAGDETVLEVGPGLGSLTLGILDAAERVLAVEIDPRLAGRLPRTVEEWRPDTHQNLTVINEDALKVAELPAAPDALVANLPYNVAVPVVLHLLAQFESIRSGLVMVQDEVADRLAARPGNKLYGVPSVKGAWYGTMTKAGVIGMNVFWPAPKIRSGLVAFLRGPERGDEALREATFAVIDAAFAQRRKTLRAALAGWAGSAAAAEEYVRAAGVDPQLRGEKLEIEQFIAIARARGAAEDGAE from the coding sequence ATGACTCACGTATCTGAAACCCCGGCTTCGGCTCCGCTTTTAGGGGCGGCTCATATTCGCGCGCTCGCTGAAGAGCTTGATGTGACCCCGACTAAGACGCTGGGTCAGAACTTCGTGATCGATGGGAACACGATCCGCAGGATCGTTGCCGCGGCTGACTTGGCTGGTGATGAAACGGTTCTGGAGGTGGGGCCGGGCCTTGGTTCGCTGACGTTGGGGATCCTTGATGCGGCTGAGCGAGTGCTCGCGGTCGAGATCGACCCACGTTTGGCGGGGCGGCTTCCGCGCACGGTCGAGGAATGGCGGCCGGACACGCATCAGAACCTCACGGTCATCAACGAGGATGCTCTCAAGGTCGCTGAGCTTCCTGCCGCGCCCGATGCGTTGGTTGCGAACCTCCCGTATAACGTCGCGGTCCCGGTGGTGCTGCACCTTCTAGCGCAGTTTGAGAGCATCCGTTCCGGCTTGGTCATGGTGCAAGACGAGGTGGCTGATCGTTTGGCTGCTCGACCAGGGAACAAGCTCTACGGAGTGCCGTCGGTCAAGGGCGCGTGGTACGGGACGATGACGAAGGCCGGAGTCATCGGGATGAACGTTTTTTGGCCTGCACCTAAGATCCGCTCCGGTCTGGTTGCTTTCCTTCGCGGACCTGAGCGCGGGGATGAAGCGTTGCGTGAAGCGACGTTCGCGGTGATCGATGCGGCGTTCGCTCAGCGACGTAAGACGTTGCGCGCGGCTCTCGCGGGGTGGGCAGGTTCCGCTGCCGCGGCGGAGGAATACGTGCGTGCAGCGGGGGTGGACCCGCAGCTACGCGGCGAGAAACTCGAGATCGAACAGTTCATCGCGATCGCCCGCGCGCGCGGCGCGGCAGAGGATGGTGCGGAATGA
- a CDS encoding 4-(cytidine 5'-diphospho)-2-C-methyl-D-erythritol kinase: MSVPLLEEQSGFARSVTGRAPGKINVSFECGDPREDGFHPVATLYLAVGLDEQVTALYRADGEITAELDDASTIAVDRETFPVGADNLAVKAALALREATGVRAGADLRILKRVPVAGGMGGGSADAAAALVACNALWGTRLTRHDLASIAARLGSDVPFALYGGAAVGLGRGEDLAPVPLRSESHWVLIPASYGLSTPKVYGELDRQRERAGLSFPAPKEVSPEVLHAMLEGDPHKLAASVHNDLTPASIALAPELAHVIERAEEAGALKAIVSGSGPTLACIARSSAHAERISMQVRDELDVQTIVVSAPAAGASIVPHSGSF; this comes from the coding sequence ATGAGCGTTCCGTTGCTTGAAGAACAATCGGGTTTTGCTCGCTCCGTCACGGGTCGAGCCCCGGGCAAGATCAACGTCAGCTTTGAATGCGGCGACCCGCGCGAAGATGGCTTCCACCCGGTAGCGACGCTGTATCTCGCGGTCGGGCTGGATGAGCAGGTCACCGCTCTGTATCGCGCGGACGGCGAGATCACCGCGGAGCTGGATGACGCATCGACCATTGCGGTGGACCGGGAAACGTTCCCGGTGGGTGCAGACAACCTCGCGGTTAAAGCCGCGCTCGCGTTGCGTGAGGCGACCGGTGTGAGAGCGGGCGCTGACTTGCGGATCCTCAAGCGCGTTCCGGTCGCCGGCGGGATGGGTGGCGGTTCAGCCGATGCTGCGGCGGCGCTCGTGGCCTGCAACGCGTTGTGGGGGACACGCTTGACTCGCCATGACCTTGCCTCGATTGCGGCGCGGCTCGGTTCCGACGTCCCGTTTGCGCTGTATGGGGGAGCGGCCGTCGGTTTGGGGCGCGGCGAGGACCTCGCTCCGGTTCCATTGCGTTCGGAGTCCCACTGGGTTTTGATCCCGGCTTCTTACGGGCTTTCGACGCCGAAGGTGTACGGGGAGCTCGACCGTCAACGCGAACGTGCTGGCTTGAGCTTTCCGGCACCCAAGGAAGTTTCGCCTGAGGTTCTGCACGCGATGCTCGAAGGGGATCCGCATAAGCTCGCGGCATCGGTCCATAACGACCTCACGCCGGCGAGCATCGCCCTCGCGCCGGAGCTCGCGCATGTGATCGAGCGAGCCGAAGAAGCCGGCGCGCTTAAAGCGATTGTTTCGGGCTCCGGGCCAACACTTGCGTGCATCGCGCGTTCGTCCGCCCACGCCGAACGGATCTCAATGCAGGTGCGTGACGAGCTCGACGTACAAACGATCGTGGTGAGTGCCCCCGCGGCAGGGGCATCCATCGTCCCGCACAGCGGCAGTTTCTAG